One Pseudomonas fluorescens genomic region harbors:
- a CDS encoding D-cysteine desulfhydrase — protein MIKQQLQRFPRLELLSRPTPLEKLERLSTWLGREMYIKRDDLTPLAMGGNKLRKLEYLAADALAQGADTLITAGALQSNHVRQTAALAAKLGLGCVALLENPLGTDDSNYTGNGNRLLLDLFDTKVELVDNLDNADEQLAALAVRLRSNGKKPYLVPIGGSNALGALGYVRAGLELAEQINDSGLDFAAVVLASGSAGTHSGLGLALSEALPQLPVIGVTVSRSEEDQRPKVQGLAERTAELLGVDLPSSFKVELWDEYFGPRYGEPNAGTLAAVKLLAGQEGLLLDPVYTGKAMAGLLDGIGRQSFDEGPIIFLHTGGAPALFAYKDFL, from the coding sequence ATGATCAAACAACAGCTGCAACGCTTTCCCCGTCTCGAACTGCTGAGCCGACCCACGCCGCTGGAAAAACTCGAACGCCTGTCCACGTGGCTCGGTCGCGAGATGTACATCAAGCGCGATGACCTGACGCCGCTGGCGATGGGCGGCAACAAGCTGCGCAAACTCGAATACCTCGCCGCCGACGCGCTCGCGCAAGGTGCTGACACGCTGATCACGGCCGGTGCGCTGCAATCGAACCACGTTCGCCAGACCGCTGCGCTGGCCGCGAAACTTGGCCTGGGCTGTGTGGCGCTGCTGGAAAACCCGCTGGGCACCGACGACAGCAATTACACCGGCAATGGCAACCGCTTGCTGCTGGATCTGTTCGACACCAAGGTCGAACTGGTCGATAACCTCGACAATGCCGACGAACAATTGGCCGCCCTCGCCGTACGCCTGCGCAGCAACGGCAAGAAGCCGTATCTGGTGCCGATTGGCGGCTCCAATGCGCTCGGTGCTTTGGGTTATGTGCGCGCCGGGTTGGAGCTGGCTGAGCAGATCAACGACAGTGGCCTCGATTTCGCCGCAGTCGTGCTGGCGTCGGGCAGTGCCGGGACTCACAGTGGTCTGGGGCTGGCGCTGAGTGAGGCGCTGCCGCAACTGCCGGTAATTGGCGTGACGGTTTCGCGCAGCGAAGAAGATCAGCGGCCGAAGGTCCAGGGTTTGGCCGAACGCACCGCTGAGCTGCTGGGCGTCGACTTGCCGAGCAGCTTCAAGGTCGAGCTGTGGGACGAATATTTCGGCCCGCGTTACGGCGAGCCGAATGCCGGCACTTTGGCGGCGGTGAAACTGTTGGCGGGTCAGGAGGGTCTGCTGCTTGACCCGGTCTATACCGGCAAGGCCATGGCCGGTCTGCTCGACGGGATTGGCCGGCAGAGCTTCGACGAGGGTCCGATCATTTTCCTGCACACCGGTGGCGCGCCGGCGTTGTTTGCCTACAAGGATTTTTTGTAA
- the tauD gene encoding taurine dioxygenase, with amino-acid sequence MSILNITPLSSALGAQIGGVDISQPLSPEHRDAIEQALLKYQVLFFRNQPIEPAQQARFAHYFGDLHIHPIYPNVPEQPEVLILDTAVTDVRDNAIWHTDVTFLPTPAMGAVLSAKLLPEFGGDTLWASGIAAYEALSAPMKVLLEGLTATHDFTRSFPLERYGNTPEALAQWEEARRKNPPLSHPVIRTHPVSGRRSLFVNEGFTSKINELSETESDAILKLLFAHATRPEFTIRWRWQKDDIAFWDNRVTQHYAVDDYRPARRVMQRATVLGDVPFFR; translated from the coding sequence ATGAGCATTCTCAACATCACCCCGTTAAGTTCGGCACTCGGCGCGCAGATCGGCGGCGTCGACATCAGCCAGCCGTTGAGCCCGGAACACCGCGACGCCATCGAGCAGGCGCTGCTCAAGTATCAGGTGCTGTTCTTCCGCAACCAGCCGATCGAACCGGCGCAACAGGCACGTTTCGCGCATTATTTCGGCGACCTGCACATCCACCCGATCTACCCGAACGTACCGGAACAACCGGAGGTGCTGATCCTCGACACCGCCGTCACCGACGTGCGCGACAACGCGATCTGGCACACCGACGTGACCTTCCTGCCGACGCCGGCGATGGGCGCGGTACTCAGCGCCAAGTTGCTGCCGGAATTTGGTGGCGACACGCTGTGGGCCAGCGGCATTGCTGCGTACGAAGCGCTGTCGGCGCCGATGAAGGTCTTGCTCGAAGGGCTGACCGCGACTCACGACTTCACTCGCTCGTTTCCGCTGGAGCGCTACGGCAATACGCCTGAGGCATTGGCGCAGTGGGAAGAGGCGCGGCGCAAGAATCCACCGCTGTCACACCCGGTGATTCGCACCCATCCGGTGAGCGGACGGCGATCGCTGTTCGTCAATGAGGGGTTTACCTCGAAAATCAATGAGCTGTCGGAAACCGAGAGCGACGCGATTTTGAAGTTGCTGTTTGCCCATGCGACCAGGCCGGAATTCACCATTCGCTGGCGCTGGCAGAAAGACGACATCGCGTTCTGGGACAACCGCGTGACCCAGCATTACGCGGTTGACGATTACCGCCCCGCGCGACGGGTGATGCAGCGGGCGACGGTGTTGGGGGATGTGCCGTTTTTTCGTTGA
- the tcyL gene encoding cystine ABC transporter permease — MEEAFQLALDSAPFLLKGAYYTVVLSLGGMFFGLLLGFGLALMRLSRFKSVSWLARIYVSFFRGTPLLVQLFVIYYGLPQLGMELDPLPAALIGFSLNMAAYACEILRAAIGSIERGQWEAAASIGMTRAQTLRRAILPQAMRTALPPLGNSFISLVKDTALAATIQVPELFRQAQLITARTFEVFTMYLAAALIYWILATVLSHLQNKLEERVNRHDQES; from the coding sequence ATGGAAGAAGCTTTCCAACTCGCACTGGACTCCGCGCCCTTCCTGTTGAAGGGCGCGTACTACACGGTAGTCCTCAGCCTCGGCGGGATGTTTTTCGGCTTGCTGCTCGGCTTCGGCCTGGCGCTGATGCGCCTGTCGCGCTTCAAATCAGTGAGCTGGCTGGCGCGCATCTACGTATCGTTCTTTCGCGGCACGCCGTTGCTGGTGCAATTGTTCGTGATTTATTACGGCTTGCCACAACTGGGCATGGAACTGGATCCGCTGCCAGCGGCGCTGATCGGCTTCTCGCTGAACATGGCCGCCTACGCTTGTGAAATCCTTCGCGCCGCGATCGGTTCGATCGAGCGTGGCCAGTGGGAAGCAGCGGCGAGTATTGGCATGACCCGGGCGCAAACATTGCGTCGGGCCATCCTGCCGCAAGCCATGCGCACAGCGCTGCCGCCACTGGGCAACAGCTTCATTTCGCTGGTCAAGGACACCGCACTGGCTGCCACCATTCAGGTGCCCGAACTGTTCCGTCAGGCGCAGTTGATTACCGCGCGGACTTTCGAAGTCTTCACCATGTATCTCGCCGCCGCACTGATCTACTGGATTCTCGCCACGGTGCTTTCGCACTTGCAGAACAAGTTGGAAGAGCGGGTCAATCGACACGATCAGGAGTCCTGA
- the tauB gene encoding taurine ABC transporter ATP-binding subunit, which yields MALLQLERISAQYPGSPEPVLADISLNLGPQQLLVALGPSGSGKTSLLNLIAGFVEPSAGRITLDGVPVKGPSAERGVVFQDDALLPWQDVLANVAFGLELAGVGKSKREQRAREMLALVDLAGFEDRRIWQLSGGQKQRVGLARALAADPRVLLMDEPFGALDAFTREQMQELLLQVWQRTAKPVFLITHDIEEAVFLATDLILLAPNPGQIVERLQLDFGQRYAAGESARAIKSDPHFIETREHVLSKVFSQRSAVQRQERA from the coding sequence ATGGCCTTGCTACAGCTGGAGCGCATCAGCGCACAGTACCCGGGCAGCCCGGAACCTGTGCTGGCGGACATTTCCCTGAACCTGGGGCCGCAGCAATTGCTGGTTGCCCTCGGCCCGTCCGGCAGTGGCAAGACTTCGCTGTTGAACCTGATTGCTGGCTTCGTCGAGCCGAGCGCCGGGCGCATCACCCTCGACGGTGTGCCGGTCAAAGGCCCGAGCGCCGAACGTGGCGTGGTATTTCAGGACGATGCGTTGCTGCCTTGGCAGGACGTGCTGGCCAACGTCGCGTTCGGCCTCGAACTGGCCGGCGTCGGCAAAAGCAAACGTGAACAACGGGCGCGGGAAATGCTCGCGCTGGTCGATCTTGCCGGGTTTGAAGACCGGCGTATCTGGCAACTGTCCGGTGGCCAGAAACAGCGCGTCGGCCTCGCCCGCGCCCTCGCTGCCGATCCGCGCGTATTGCTGATGGACGAACCGTTCGGCGCACTCGATGCATTCACCCGCGAGCAGATGCAGGAGCTATTGCTGCAAGTCTGGCAGCGCACCGCCAAGCCGGTTTTCCTGATTACCCACGACATCGAAGAAGCCGTGTTCCTCGCCACCGACCTGATCCTGCTGGCGCCGAACCCGGGGCAGATCGTGGAGCGTCTGCAGCTGGATTTCGGTCAGCGGTATGCCGCTGGCGAATCGGCCCGGGCGATCAAGTCGGATCCGCATTTCATCGAAACCCGCGAGCACGTGCTGAGCAAAGTCTTTTCGCAACGCAGCGCCGTGCAACGGCAGGAGCGCGCATGA
- the betT gene encoding choline transporter BetT, translated as MNPPVFYFAATVILLFGLVVIAMPEQAGAWLLEAQNWAANTVGWYYMLAMTLYLVFVVVTALSGYGKIKLGADHDEPEFSYLSWAGMLFAAGISITLFFFCVSEPLTHMLQPPQGEAGTADAARQAMQILFLHWGLHGWGVFAFVGMALAYFAYRHNLPLALRSALYPLIGKRINGPIGYAVDGFGIIATVFGLGADMGFGVLHLNSGLDYLFGIAHTQWIQVGLITLMMGAAIIVAVSGVDKGVRVMSDINMLLACALLLFVLFAGPTQHLLNTLIQNIGDYLGALPMKSFDLYAYDKPSDWLGGWTVFYWAWWIAWSPFVGLFIARISRGRTIREFVFGVLLIPLGFTLAWMSIFGNSALDQVLNHGMSALGMSAIDNPSMSIYLLLETYPWSKTVIAVTVFISFVFFVTSADSGTVVLSTLSAKGGNPDEDGPKWLRVFWGAMTALITSALLFSGSIDALKSAVVLTSLPFSLILLLMMWGLHKAFYLESQKQIAQLHSLAPVSGSRRGTGGWRQRLSQAVHFPSRDEVYRFMDTTVRPAIEEVTAVFVEKGLHVVTQPDPAHDNVSLEIGHGEQHPFIYQVQMRGYFTPSFARGGMGSKQLNNRRYYRAEVHLSEGSQDYDLVGYTKEQIINDTLDQYERHMQFLHLVR; from the coding sequence ATGAATCCGCCGGTGTTCTATTTCGCCGCGACGGTCATTCTGCTGTTTGGTCTTGTGGTCATTGCCATGCCTGAACAGGCTGGCGCCTGGTTGCTGGAAGCGCAGAACTGGGCGGCCAATACGGTCGGCTGGTATTACATGCTAGCGATGACCCTGTATCTGGTCTTCGTGGTGGTCACCGCCTTATCCGGCTACGGCAAGATAAAACTCGGTGCCGACCACGACGAGCCCGAATTCAGTTACCTGTCGTGGGCCGGCATGCTGTTCGCCGCGGGGATCAGCATCACGCTGTTCTTCTTTTGCGTCTCCGAACCGCTGACCCACATGCTGCAGCCGCCGCAAGGCGAAGCCGGCACCGCCGACGCCGCGCGGCAAGCGATGCAGATTCTGTTTCTGCACTGGGGCCTGCATGGCTGGGGCGTGTTCGCCTTCGTCGGCATGGCGCTGGCCTACTTTGCCTATCGGCACAACCTGCCACTGGCCCTGCGTTCGGCGCTGTATCCGCTGATCGGCAAACGCATCAACGGCCCGATCGGTTACGCGGTGGACGGCTTCGGCATCATCGCCACGGTGTTCGGTCTGGGTGCCGACATGGGCTTCGGCGTGCTGCACCTCAATTCCGGTCTCGACTACTTGTTCGGCATCGCGCACACCCAGTGGATTCAGGTGGGTCTGATCACGCTGATGATGGGGGCGGCGATCATCGTTGCCGTGTCCGGCGTCGATAAAGGCGTGCGGGTGATGTCCGACATCAACATGCTGCTGGCCTGCGCGCTGCTGCTGTTCGTGCTATTCGCCGGGCCGACCCAGCACCTGCTCAACACCTTGATCCAGAACATCGGTGACTATCTCGGCGCCTTGCCTATGAAGAGTTTCGATCTTTACGCCTACGACAAACCGAGCGACTGGCTGGGTGGCTGGACAGTGTTTTACTGGGCCTGGTGGATTGCCTGGTCGCCGTTCGTGGGCCTGTTCATCGCGCGGATTTCCCGCGGCCGCACCATCCGCGAATTCGTCTTCGGCGTGCTGTTGATCCCGCTCGGTTTCACCCTGGCGTGGATGTCGATCTTCGGCAACAGCGCGTTGGATCAAGTGCTCAATCACGGCATGAGCGCGCTCGGCATGTCGGCTATCGACAACCCGTCGATGAGCATTTACCTGCTGCTGGAAACCTATCCATGGAGCAAAACCGTTATTGCGGTGACGGTGTTCATCAGCTTCGTATTCTTCGTGACGTCTGCCGACTCCGGCACCGTGGTGCTCTCGACGCTCTCAGCGAAGGGCGGCAACCCGGACGAAGACGGGCCGAAATGGCTGCGGGTGTTCTGGGGCGCGATGACTGCGCTGATCACCAGTGCGCTGCTGTTCTCGGGCAGTATCGATGCGCTGAAGTCAGCGGTGGTGCTGACGTCATTGCCGTTCTCGCTGATCCTGCTGCTGATGATGTGGGGCCTGCACAAAGCCTTCTATCTGGAGTCACAGAAGCAGATCGCGCAGTTGCATTCGCTGGCGCCGGTCTCCGGTTCGCGGCGTGGCACCGGCGGGTGGCGACAGCGTCTGAGTCAGGCTGTGCACTTCCCTTCGCGCGACGAGGTGTACCGCTTCATGGACACCACGGTGCGCCCGGCGATCGAAGAAGTGACTGCCGTGTTCGTCGAAAAAGGTCTGCACGTTGTCACCCAGCCCGATCCGGCGCATGACAACGTCAGCCTGGAAATCGGTCATGGTGAACAGCATCCATTCATCTATCAGGTGCAGATGCGCGGCTATTTCACGCCATCCTTCGCGCGCGGCGGCATGGGTTCCAAGCAACTCAACAATCGTCGTTACTACCGCGCCGAAGTGCACTTGAGCGAGGGCAGTCAGGACTACGATCTGGTCGGTTACACCAAAGAGCAGATCATCAACGACACCCTCGACCAGTACGAACGGCACATGCAGTTCCTGCATCTGGTCCGTTGA
- the tauA gene encoding taurine ABC transporter substrate-binding protein yields MKLNFPLRLLAAASLAAASFLAQAADLTVAYQTTVDPAKVAQADGAYEKATNADIAWRKFDNGADIIAAIASGDVQIGYLGSSPLTAAITRKVPVETFLIATQIGAAEALVARDGSGIKTPQDLIGKKIAVPFVSTGHYSLLAALKHWNIDPSQVTVLNLAPPAIIAAWKRGDIDATYVWDPALGVAKENGKVLITSGELAKFGAPTFDAWIVRKDFAEKHPEIVTAFAKVTLDAYADYRKDPKAWLANQSNVDKLVKLSGAKASDIPLLLQGNVYPLAADQVSDLGAPTTKAITDTAVFLKEQGKVEAVLPDYAPYVSAKFITN; encoded by the coding sequence TTGAAACTGAATTTCCCGCTTCGCCTGCTCGCCGCTGCCTCGCTGGCCGCCGCAAGTTTTCTGGCTCAGGCCGCCGATCTCACCGTCGCCTACCAAACCACCGTTGACCCGGCGAAAGTCGCCCAGGCCGATGGCGCATACGAAAAAGCCACCAATGCCGACATCGCGTGGCGCAAGTTCGACAACGGCGCCGACATCATCGCCGCCATCGCATCCGGCGACGTGCAGATCGGCTACCTCGGTTCGAGCCCGTTGACCGCTGCAATCACTCGCAAAGTCCCGGTCGAAACCTTCCTCATCGCCACGCAGATCGGCGCCGCTGAAGCCTTGGTCGCTCGCGACGGCTCGGGCATCAAGACCCCGCAGGATCTGATCGGCAAGAAAATCGCCGTGCCGTTCGTGTCCACCGGTCACTACAGCCTGCTTGCAGCGCTGAAGCACTGGAACATCGATCCGTCGCAAGTCACCGTGCTCAATCTTGCACCGCCGGCAATCATCGCGGCGTGGAAACGCGGTGATATCGACGCCACTTATGTTTGGGATCCGGCACTCGGCGTGGCCAAGGAAAACGGCAAAGTGCTGATCACCTCCGGCGAGTTGGCGAAGTTCGGCGCGCCGACCTTCGATGCGTGGATCGTGCGCAAAGACTTCGCCGAGAAGCACCCGGAAATTGTCACCGCGTTTGCCAAGGTCACCCTGGATGCCTATGCCGACTACCGCAAGGATCCAAAGGCCTGGCTGGCCAATCAATCCAATGTCGACAAACTGGTGAAGCTGTCTGGCGCCAAGGCCAGCGACATTCCGTTATTGCTGCAAGGCAACGTCTATCCACTGGCGGCGGACCAGGTCAGCGACCTCGGCGCGCCGACCACCAAAGCCATCACCGACACCGCCGTATTCCTCAAGGAACAGGGCAAGGTCGAAGCCGTGCTGCCGGATTACGCGCCGTACGTCAGCGCCAAATTCATCACCAACTGA
- the tcyN gene encoding L-cystine ABC transporter ATP-binding protein TcyN — translation MIVVEKLTKQFKNQVVLNGIDLEVKEGEVVAIIGPSGSGKTTFLRCLNFLEQPTSGRIKVGDIEIDTSRPLNQQQALVRNLRQHVGFVFQNFNLFPHRTALENVIEGPIVVKKMPREAAIALGKKLMAKVGLAGKEDAYPRRLSGGQQQRVAIARALAMEPEVILFDEPTSALDPELVGEVLATIRGLAEEKRTMVIVTHEMGFARDVANRVVFFDKGVIVEQGEAKALFANPKEERTKQFLSKFLNHA, via the coding sequence ATGATTGTCGTGGAAAAACTGACCAAGCAATTCAAGAATCAGGTCGTGCTCAACGGCATTGATCTGGAGGTGAAGGAAGGCGAAGTCGTCGCGATCATCGGCCCAAGTGGCTCGGGGAAAACGACGTTCCTGCGTTGCCTGAATTTCCTTGAACAACCCACCAGCGGCCGGATCAAGGTCGGCGATATCGAGATCGATACCAGCCGCCCGCTGAACCAGCAGCAAGCGTTGGTGCGCAACCTGCGCCAGCATGTTGGCTTCGTGTTCCAGAACTTCAACCTGTTCCCCCATCGCACTGCGCTGGAAAACGTCATCGAAGGCCCGATCGTGGTCAAGAAGATGCCGCGCGAGGCCGCCATTGCCCTGGGCAAGAAGCTCATGGCCAAAGTCGGCCTGGCGGGCAAGGAGGACGCTTATCCGCGTCGTCTGTCCGGTGGCCAGCAACAGCGCGTGGCGATTGCCCGTGCGCTGGCGATGGAGCCGGAAGTGATCCTGTTCGACGAGCCAACCTCGGCGCTCGACCCGGAACTGGTGGGTGAAGTGCTGGCCACCATTCGCGGTCTTGCCGAAGAGAAACGCACCATGGTGATCGTCACCCACGAGATGGGTTTTGCTCGCGACGTGGCCAACCGTGTGGTGTTTTTCGACAAGGGCGTGATCGTCGAACAAGGTGAAGCGAAGGCGTTGTTTGCCAATCCAAAAGAAGAACGCACCAAGCAGTTTCTCAGCAAGTTTCTGAATCACGCCTGA
- the epsC gene encoding serine O-acetyltransferase EpsC: protein MSERSSHWQLQTIVSQLRSARDQWRAQNGRASGEQGGRELPSRAAMAEILEALCGALFPMRLGPVDLREESEDFYVGHTLDVALNALLAQTRLELRYVARHNAQADTEVEARAIQIVQDFALALPGLRTLLDTDVLAAYHGDPAARSVDEVLLCYPGILAVIHHRLAHHLYRAGLPLLARISAEIAHSATGIDIHPGAQIGRSFFIDHGTGVVIGETAIIGERVRIYQAVTLGAKRFPADEDGQLQKGHPRHPIVEDDVVIYAGATILGRITIGKGSTIGGNVWLTRSVPAGANLTQANLQHDDGTQK from the coding sequence GTGAGCGAGCGTTCCAGTCATTGGCAATTGCAGACCATCGTCAGTCAACTGCGCAGCGCGCGGGATCAATGGCGGGCACAAAACGGCCGGGCGTCCGGTGAGCAGGGTGGTCGCGAATTGCCGTCGCGGGCGGCGATGGCGGAGATTCTTGAAGCGCTGTGCGGCGCATTGTTTCCGATGCGCTTGGGGCCGGTGGATCTGCGTGAAGAAAGCGAGGATTTTTATGTCGGCCACACCCTTGATGTGGCGCTGAATGCCTTGTTGGCGCAGACCCGTCTGGAGCTGCGTTACGTCGCCCGTCACAACGCGCAGGCCGATACCGAAGTCGAGGCCCGTGCGATCCAGATCGTCCAGGATTTCGCCTTGGCCTTGCCGGGGTTGCGCACGTTGCTCGACACCGATGTGCTGGCGGCGTACCACGGCGATCCGGCGGCGCGCAGTGTTGACGAAGTGCTGTTGTGCTATCCGGGGATTCTGGCGGTAATTCACCATCGACTTGCCCATCATTTGTATCGCGCGGGCTTGCCGTTGTTGGCGCGCATCAGCGCGGAAATCGCCCACTCGGCAACGGGCATCGATATCCACCCGGGGGCGCAGATCGGCCGCAGCTTCTTTATCGATCACGGCACAGGCGTGGTGATCGGTGAGACCGCGATCATTGGCGAGCGCGTGCGGATTTATCAGGCGGTGACCCTGGGCGCCAAGCGTTTCCCGGCGGATGAAGACGGTCAGTTGCAGAAGGGCCATCCGCGCCATCCGATCGTTGAAGATGACGTGGTGATTTATGCCGGGGCGACGATTCTCGGGCGGATCACTATCGGCAAGGGCTCAACAATTGGCGGCAACGTGTGGCTGACGCGTAGCGTGCCAGCGGGGGCGAATCTGACCCAGGCGAACCTGCAGCATGATGACGGGACGCAAAAATAG
- the tcyJ gene encoding cystine ABC transporter substrate-binding protein has protein sequence MNFSALRRTLLVGSLGLALSAGLIGQAVAGEQLQQIKDKGVLNVGLEGTYPPFSFVDENGKLSGFEVELSEALAQKLGVKAKIQPTKWDGILAALESKRLDLVVNQVTISDERKKKYDFSEPYTVSGIQALVLKSKESALNIKTAADLSGKKVGVGLGTNYEQWVRANVPGADVRTYDDDPTKFADLNNGRTDAILIDRLAALEYAKKAPKTVAAGEAFSRQESGIALRKGEPELLAAVNKALEELRADGTLEKLSKKYFNADVTK, from the coding sequence ATGAATTTTTCCGCACTACGTCGCACTCTGCTGGTCGGTTCGCTGGGTCTTGCACTGAGCGCCGGCTTGATCGGTCAGGCAGTGGCCGGTGAGCAGTTGCAACAGATCAAGGACAAGGGCGTTCTCAACGTCGGCCTGGAAGGCACTTATCCACCGTTCAGCTTCGTCGACGAGAACGGCAAGCTGTCCGGTTTCGAAGTCGAGCTGTCTGAAGCGCTGGCGCAGAAACTCGGCGTCAAAGCCAAGATTCAGCCAACCAAGTGGGACGGCATTCTCGCGGCACTGGAATCCAAGCGCCTGGATCTGGTGGTCAACCAAGTGACCATCTCCGACGAGCGCAAGAAAAAATATGACTTCTCCGAACCGTACACCGTCTCCGGCATTCAGGCCCTCGTGCTGAAAAGCAAAGAGTCGGCCCTGAACATCAAGACCGCCGCTGACCTGTCCGGCAAAAAAGTCGGTGTCGGCCTGGGCACCAACTATGAACAATGGGTTCGCGCCAACGTGCCGGGTGCTGACGTGCGCACTTACGACGATGATCCGACCAAGTTCGCCGATTTGAACAACGGTCGTACCGACGCGATCCTGATCGACCGTCTGGCTGCTCTGGAATACGCCAAGAAAGCGCCGAAAACCGTCGCTGCCGGTGAAGCCTTCTCCCGTCAGGAATCCGGTATCGCCCTGCGCAAAGGCGAGCCTGAACTGCTGGCTGCGGTGAACAAGGCGCTCGAAGAACTGCGTGCCGACGGCACTCTCGAGAAGCTGTCGAAGAAATACTTTAACGCTGACGTCACCAAATAA
- the tauC gene encoding taurine ABC transporter permease TauC gives MSSYDISAAAVKTSSVALPVRRSLSTRWISLLTLFGLLAIWWAVTATGLIEPLFLPPPSAVLQKSWLLATTGYMDSTLWQHLGASLSRIGLGLGFAILTAVPVGIAIGANRIARGVLDPLIEFYRPIPPLAYLPLIVIWCGIGELSKVLLIYLAIFAPIAIATATGVRTVDPAKLRAAQSLGATRAQLIRHVILPSALPDILTGVRIGLGVGWSTLVAAELIAATSGLGFMVQSAAQFLVTDVVVLGILVIALIAFAMEMGLRALQRKLVPWHGQAH, from the coding sequence ATGAGCAGTTACGACATTTCCGCTGCGGCGGTAAAAACATCTTCGGTAGCCCTCCCGGTGCGCCGCAGTTTGAGCACACGCTGGATCAGCCTGTTGACCCTCTTCGGCTTGCTGGCGATCTGGTGGGCGGTGACCGCTACTGGCCTGATTGAACCGCTGTTCCTGCCGCCACCCTCCGCCGTGCTGCAAAAGAGCTGGTTGCTGGCGACCACGGGGTATATGGATTCGACGTTGTGGCAGCACTTGGGCGCCAGCCTGAGTCGCATCGGTCTGGGCCTGGGTTTCGCCATTCTGACCGCCGTCCCCGTCGGCATTGCCATCGGTGCCAACCGCATCGCCCGTGGCGTGCTCGATCCGCTGATCGAGTTCTACCGCCCTATTCCACCGCTGGCTTATCTGCCGCTGATCGTGATCTGGTGCGGCATCGGCGAGCTGTCGAAAGTACTGCTGATTTATCTGGCGATTTTCGCCCCGATTGCCATCGCCACGGCGACCGGCGTGCGTACGGTTGATCCGGCGAAATTGCGTGCGGCGCAGTCGTTGGGCGCCACTCGCGCACAGCTGATTCGGCATGTGATTTTGCCGAGTGCATTGCCGGACATTCTCACTGGAGTGCGCATTGGTCTAGGGGTTGGTTGGTCAACGCTGGTCGCTGCTGAATTGATCGCGGCCACCAGCGGACTGGGATTCATGGTGCAGTCCGCTGCGCAATTCCTTGTTACCGACGTGGTGGTGCTGGGAATCCTGGTCATCGCCCTGATCGCCTTCGCCATGGAAATGGGCTTGCGCGCATTGCAGCGCAAACTGGTGCCTTGGCACGGCCAGGCGCACTAA
- the mgrA gene encoding L-glyceraldehyde 3-phosphate reductase, whose protein sequence is MTYTAAENRYDSIPYRRVGRSGLVLPALSLGLWHNFGDSTPIATQRALLRTAFDLGINHFDLANNYGPPYGSAEINFGRLLREDFKQYRDELIISSKAGWDMWPGPYGQGGGSRKYVLASLDQSLQRLGLDYVDIFYSHRFDPDTPLEETASALATAVQQGKALYIGISSYSGVKTREMAALLKEWKVPLLIHQPAYNLLNRWVEKDLLDTTDELGTGVIAFTPLAQGLLTDKYLNGVPADARVNRPGGGSLQASHLSDANIAHVRALNEIAQRRGQSLAQLALAWTLRDPRVTSALIGASRPEQIIENVGALKNLNFSAEELAEIDRFAQEGGINLWEKPSTAE, encoded by the coding sequence ATGACCTACACCGCTGCCGAAAACCGCTACGACTCCATCCCCTACCGCCGCGTCGGCCGCAGCGGTCTGGTGCTGCCAGCGCTATCGCTGGGCCTTTGGCACAATTTCGGCGACAGCACGCCGATCGCCACCCAGCGCGCTCTGCTGCGCACGGCCTTCGATCTGGGCATCAACCACTTCGACCTCGCCAACAACTACGGCCCGCCGTATGGCAGCGCCGAGATCAATTTCGGACGCCTGCTTCGCGAGGACTTCAAGCAGTATCGCGACGAGCTGATCATCTCCAGCAAGGCCGGTTGGGACATGTGGCCCGGCCCTTACGGTCAGGGCGGTGGCTCACGCAAATACGTGCTCGCAAGCCTTGATCAGAGCCTGCAACGCCTCGGTCTCGATTATGTGGATATCTTCTATTCGCACCGTTTCGACCCGGACACGCCACTGGAAGAAACCGCCAGCGCCCTCGCCACGGCCGTGCAACAGGGCAAGGCGTTGTACATCGGTATCTCGTCTTACTCCGGGGTGAAAACCCGTGAGATGGCGGCGCTGCTGAAAGAGTGGAAAGTGCCGCTGCTGATTCATCAACCGGCATACAACCTGCTCAATCGCTGGGTGGAAAAAGATCTGCTCGATACCACCGATGAACTCGGCACGGGCGTGATTGCTTTCACCCCGCTGGCACAAGGTCTGCTCACCGACAAATACCTCAACGGCGTACCGGCAGATGCGCGGGTCAATCGTCCGGGCGGCGGTTCGTTGCAGGCTTCGCACTTGTCCGACGCCAACATCGCTCACGTGCGCGCGCTGAACGAAATCGCCCAGCGTCGCGGGCAAAGTCTGGCGCAACTGGCGCTGGCGTGGACGCTGCGCGATCCACGGGTGACCTCGGCGTTGATCGGGGCGAGCCGGCCGGAGCAGATTATCGAGAACGTCGGCGCGTTGAAGAATCTGAACTTCAGCGCTGAAGAACTTGCGGAGATTGACCGGTTTGCCCAAGAGGGTGGGATCAATCTGTGGGAGAAACCTTCGACGGCGGAGTGA